One region of Bombus affinis isolate iyBomAffi1 chromosome 5, iyBomAffi1.2, whole genome shotgun sequence genomic DNA includes:
- the LOC126916384 gene encoding uncharacterized protein LOC126916384 isoform X4, whose translation MTVSEEMATELANKKAEREALRGVIQQWNANRLDLFELSEPNEDLEFHGVMRFYFQDSGQKVATKCIRVASDATSQAVIETLIEKFRPDMRMLSVPEYALYEIHENGEERKLGLEEKPLLVQLNWHIDDREGRFLLRRIDDKTNAQGVGFSSSDGSSFRRKLSKREKKQMKKQEKLSRLKSLEQDENTIPVDQNGVAEKLYTELPETSFTRSISNPEAVMRRRRQQKLERKLQQFRSKDGGPDTGGTLKIYGEALCKDVPYKTLLLSVRDSAVQVVREMLSKYGLEKVDPQQYCLVQVNSENNINGGTQQEYILDDDECPLAILMNHPSTRGSIMFHVRRRPSDYVPRKRKKKPSGKWNELDYRYEDERLPFSLELNPDGSEIPNGAGVRHRLQPNVTEVGSERPIPIHPSSPSKSTSVPAAAVATVCHTRSPTHAPESTHNYETTFDLDGNVETASLTSSRDGNRTLQNDRQPRGTDPILPAVLEFLEETEETFFHAVITDVEPSAPQFKLAPTYTLYLAARYRASTHYRPELQPTERAHRLTVMLANVASMIQRVIQERYMDASSLALWLANGSELLHMLKNDRHVGAFSTRAQDILTEAVHTAFASLVRCISLELAPAMSQFMADADEPAKEAGVLQIFSSTMALLRRCRVNAALTIQLFSHLFHTINATAFNALVSNANLCVRWFGRRLKARLNALETWAERQGLELASQCHLATIMQATHLLQAPKYNAEELATLSSTCFKLNSLQVRALLQKYQPAADEPRLPAELIENVVRVAESVADTLARADGREIRLEEEPTLALALLLPEDGYSCEVIRGVPPGLAEFLAPLQRDGLCRMAPQPTSSGYWTIYMIDHHNNYRSPSAMSNRSGGYSCHTGPSGAQPEIHVIKLHKSTNGMGLSIVAAKGAGQDRLGIYIKSVVAGGAADADGRLTAGDQLLKVDGQSLVGITQEKAAEYLVRTGPIVTLEVAKQGAIYHGLATLLSQPSPVMTRAHKIRPKSENLEASSQETNEQPSTSHSMGNLLSVPRHAIGSERSIDSVPGAILSSICSKDLEYKYYHNSDLLNSSRLVSNRYCKPFWTISQSKDLRQTCLRDHTPSSLLTHTRTYAEHTDNESVKQQSQREKRENVETVVGGGNSSGDGGNDHGTDLSSNLEHGDRYLQTRDRTISTNNTRASTDQTNHRSKTTSLSFVSEVGQPVPFTQSMKMNAVQTPSIILNSTNSVSTTTALGIKCDNFSLDSIPYIDQTDDTPTSCHPLNEFNEYQSENNNISNNRVIDVTNISRDDFAASNLPRCKNDVMGKYCRCSQHSVIEKRSQIINENGQEASNRQQEYAEANKMTIIGFQALEQRDKNYEIGEKKVEKDISNKENGDSKICMISKTTPNVNNAVNPVLNLDLSGLDSDTSSDISTFNKCWKSPEEVRLGCGGRVAALAKHFSKLGDVEPIHHRPNAIKLLESSKKFSSEPNVASIQIYQKRSDYRFPAIDDINECQSELDLRNSEIKRRYLAPIGLDQMFEKSTIDLLNENGDVNYYCYHNNSADVYKGQSTDGKRKLSLSEQKQVIEQLREVSDLDGARASLLPFRSPSLPSFHVLNKEPDMEVSNSIFVDTESGTASSLSLREIQANIQRFVSSWPTDIGENSVRSENASKPLLLDDKLIKRLANSYPNIEKAKELSRNEDSEQRKQRWCKRKKYRSTNELKRTIDQRGDADKASSFLTNDQQYYRSRNEDSSQDNDNDNKTIYGLKTCKENFIFKDKFQQNPISRVAEKNHFDLLPIKSDQHAPVEIEKETSIIDKDIEIDVKLDQHWKKSVLSKIYPRSSQTHLDIGFFLRPRRMSERDLPSRLGRDATAPQQQIHTSKSVPALHNVGTDGKQQHEVFNPGYSRASSSNSVTPPVTQPPPPMTTINSSTSLRSRSSHNLHDPTKMGTLPPSGLVSRQQSSPNLNPGQTTSNNSSSANVGPSSNILQSNEAERFYQNLSIYRNQDTTTTTTTTTTTTTKQRHSPSQHSDDRNPLQLQKSSRGSQNSLNRPGTFEMNQTRDRPISAYVPQPQQQSYLVGGLSQQGCAAPPRSQSSRDIIRQEAKLQEMQEEVRRRELRGGIPVPLNQYRPTAYNLKTNMSVQSPISSAVRPTKSAGSQPNLGSSPPVTVSSAPSISTSGHVTTRQTGPSNYGYLDAQYGPYMVQYGKSPHVHQHQHQHQSQPQSQHQHPHQHQHQLQLQHQHQHQHQHQHQHQHQNIQQQNLGHIQYGHASMTSTRGKNDLIRLQSNGMLLDYGRDQGTRDIGKLYMDQNQHVAVGSQYYLNSDVRNEHYNDENGINRAQTAPEGSTMSNEIPIRPTLPEEGYPESPPPPPPSTSTHPLYSKQSDSRYTASMQDPPRGGYYPANTTGTTLQPRQYQYSATNPWQREEKEREQARRREAARQWRDQQIAELSALSHRTSQQEEQLRALQLERDFQKRAEEVANQQDDDEESNDLDTENIRVQQSLLRTTVPQDRNNSLEQHHLNLPRTNATNQSIKGNHTGQSVGGSPMHSTNVVSIHTGNGPSQQSSQNIVNTCLQQQQPHQQQQESSGSHFSSDLQHEHTNQMPNNIGQIQMSSLLHLNSSQKPLGLSQSNEEKEMHRRHEEIKRKQVEFDDTQSKKKEEEINKQQQIQQMYQQQHHSQQLQSHLKTQQMLHPSMLRLDSLIINGSSASSTHNTSNDAPLPPERGSSYAVMSQQSTLRSNNANISNIVTLAQPQSTSVKRVSFHDSNANVESVQRSVSSGNSSTSQILAMDVITEDPNNFINDAEILLASPKAPEGSGGAPITGSTPGVIGAQEVYKDPRQRRLAEKQKQQQSSQVGQVPEKLSFKEKMKMFAMETGEDGTPRDKVKISRAQREIDNIGNPTIPTLNSNNHHHHNHHNNNNNNNSSSGSNSSTSNNPNNNNSNSSNINNNSSNRQQ comes from the exons ATGACAGTCTCAGAAGA AATGGCCACGGAACTGGCAAACAAAAAGGCCGAGCGCGAAGCTCTGCGTGGTGTTATTCAGCAATGGAATGCCAACAGGTTGGATCTGTTTGAGCTTTCAGAACCGAACGAG GATTTGGAATTCCATGGAGTAATGAGATTTTATTTTCAAGATAGCGGTCAAAAGGTCGCAACAAAATGTATTAGAGTAGCGTCGGATGCGACGAGTCAAGCGGTCATCGAAACGCTTATTGAAAAATTCCGTCCAGATATGCGAATGCTTTCGGTTCCTGAATATGCACTTTACGAAATTCACGAAAATGGTG AAGAACGTAAGCTTGGGCTTGAGGAAAAGCCATTGTTAGTGCAATTAAATTGGCACATCGATGACCGCGAGGGACGCTTTTTGTTAAGAAGAATCGATGACAAAACCAACGCTCAAGGTGTTGGTTTTTCTTCTTCGGATGGGTCTAGTTTTCGCAGAAAGTTGAGTAAACGCGAGAAGAAACAGATGAAGAAACAGGAAAAGCTGAGTCGTTTAAAGAGTTTAGAACAAGATGAAAATACTATACCCGTCGATCAAAATGGAGTAGCTGAAAAACTTTACACGG AGTTACCTGAAACAAGCTTTACCAGAAGTATTTCAAACCCGGAAGCTGTGATGAGAAGACGACGTCAACAAAAATTGGAGAGAAAATTGCAGCAATTTCGTAGTAAGGATGGCGGTCCCGATACTGGCGGAACGCTGAAAATTTACGGCGAGGCGTTATGCAAAGACGTTCCATATAAAACATTGCTTTTAAGCGTCCGAGATTCAGCAGTTCAAGTCGTACGAGAAATGCTTTCTAAATATGGTTTAGAGAAAGTGGATCCACAGCAGTATTGTCTCGTACAG GTAAATagtgaaaataatattaatggAGGAACACAGCAGGAATATATACTAGACGATGACGAATGCCCTCTAGCCATTCTTATGAATCATCCTTCTACTCGCG GTTCAATTATGTTCCATGTGCGAAGAAGACCTTCAGATTATGTGCCTCGGAAACGGAAGAAAAAACCTAGTGGCAAATGGAACGAATTAGATTACAG ATACGAAGACGAAAGATTGCCCTTTTCGCTGGAATTGAATCCTGACGGTAGCGAAATTCCAAACGGGGCTGGTGTGCGACATCGGTTGCAGCCAAATGTAACGGAGGTAGGCTCGGAAAGGCCGATACCTATACATCCATCTAGTCCGAGCAAGTCTACATCTGTccctgctgctgctgttgctacTGTTTGCCATACTCGAAGCCCGACACATGCACCGGAATCAACGCACAATTATGAAACAACCTTTGATCTCGATGGAAATGTAGAAACTGCCAGTCTTACCAGTAGCAGGGATGGTAACAG AACGTTGCAGAATGATCGACAGCCACGTGGGACGGATCCGATTTTACCAGCTGTATTAGAATTTCTCGAGGAAACGGAAGAAACATTTTTTCATGCGGTAATCACAGATGTTGAACCATCGGCGCCACAATTCAAATTGGCTCCAACGTATACGCTTTACTTGGCAGCGAGATATCGCGCAAGCACACATTATAGACCAGAATTGCAACCAACGGAGAGAGCTCATAGATTGACCGTGATGTTAGCAAATGTCGCTAGCATGATTCAACGAGTAATACAG GAACGGTACATGGATGCGTCCTCGTTGGCACTGTGGTTAGCAAACGGTTCGGAACTACTACATATGTTGAAAAACGATCGGCACGTAGGTGCGTTTTCAACCAGAGCACAAGATATTTTGACGGAAGCAGTTCATACAGCATTCGCGTCGTTGGTTAGGTGCATTTCCTTGGAACTAGCACCGGCAATGTCACAGTTCATGGCAGATGCAGACGAACCTGCTAAAGAAGCCGGCgttcttcaaatattttcgaGCACGATGGCTTTACTTAGGCGATGCAGAGTAAACGCTGCACTTACCATTCAACTATTTAGTCACTTGTTCCACACAATAAACGCGACCGCGTTTAACGCTTTAGTTTCAAATGCCAACTTGTGCGTTAGATGGTTCGGTCGTAGATTAAAGGCGAGACTAAACGCTCTGGAAACTTGGGCTGAAAGACAAGGCTTGGAACTCGCGAGTCAATGTCATTTGGCAACCATCATGCAAGCGACTCATCTTCTACAAGCTCCAAAATACAATGCGGAGGAACTTGCTACCTTGAGCTCTACGTGCTTCAAGTTGAATTCTCTTCAGGTCAGAGCATTGTTGCAAAAGTATCAACCAGCTGCGGATGAACCAAGACTTCCTGCGGAATTGATTGAAAACGTAGTCAGA GTGGCCGAAAGCGTGGCTGATACGCTCGCACGTGCTGATGGCAGAGAGATTCGACTTGAAGAAGAGCCTACGCTCGCTTTAGCGCTTTTACTTCCCGAGGATGGATACAGTTGCGAAGTTATTCGTGGTGTACCTCCAGGATTAGCCGAATTTTTAGCGCCATTGCAACGGGATGGTCTATGCCGTATGGCACCACAACCCACCAGTAGTGGATATTGGACTATATACATGATAGATCATCACAATAAT tatCGCAGTCCAAGCGCAATGAGCAATAGATCTGGAGGTTATTCCTGTCATACAGGGCCGAGTGGTGCTCAACCCGAGATACATGTAATAAAATTACACAAGTCTACCAATGGAATGGGTTTGAGCATTGTCGCAGCCAAA GGCGCTGGTCAGGATAGGCTTGGAATATATATAAAGAGCGTAGTTGCTGGTGGTGCTGCTGATGCT GACGGCAGATTGACGGCTGGAGACCAATTGCTAAAAGTGGACGGACAAAGTTTAGTAGGAATTACTCAGGAAAA AGCTGCTGAATATTTAGTACGTACCGGACCAATAGTAACATTGGAAGTTGCTAAACAAGGTGCCATATATCATGGTTTGGCCACTTTATTATCACAACCGTCACCAGTAATGACCAGAG CGCACAAGATTCGCCCCAAGTCCGAAAACTTGGAAGCTTCATCGCAGGAAACGAACGAGCAGCCATCTACATCGCATTCAATGGGTAATTTATTGAGCGTTCCAAGGCACGCGATCGGTTCGGAACGTTCGATCGATTCAGTACCAGGTGCGATTCTTTCTTCGATTTGTTCAAAGGACttggaatataaatattatcataattccgatttattaaattcttCTCGCCTCGTCTCAAATCGGTACTGCAAACCATTCTGGACTATTTCACAATCGAAAGACCTGCGACAAACGTGTTTGCGGGATCATACACCGTCGTCATTGTTAACACACACGCGGACTTATGCGGAACATACCGATAACGAGTCGGTAAAACAGCAGTCTCAACGGGAAAAGCGAGAAAATGTAGAAACAGTAGTTGGTGGTGGTAACAGTAGTGGTGATGGTGGTAATGACCACGGTACAGATTTGAGTTCGAATTTGGAGCATGGTGATAGATATTTGCAAACACGCGATCGTACTATTTCGACGAATAATACACGCGCTTCAACCGATCAAACAAACCACAGATCTAAAACGACAAGCTTGTCGTTTGTTTCGGAAGTTGGACAACCTGTTCCGTTTACCCAGTCAATGAAAATGAACGCTGTTCAAACACCGTCAATCATTTTAAATTCGACAAATTCGGTTTCCACGACAACGGCGCTAGGTATCAAATGTGATAATTTTTCTCTCGATTCGATACCTTATATCGATCAAACGGATGACACCCCGACGTCATGTCATCCTTTAAACGAATTCAACGAGTATCAATCGGAGAACAATAACATATCTAATAATCGTGTGATTGATGTAACCAATATTTCACGAGATGATTTCGCTGCATCAAATTTACCACGATGTAAAAACGATGTTATGGGCAAATATTGCAGATGTTCGCAACATTCGGTGATTGAGAAAAGATCACAGATCATAAATGAGAATGGGCAAGAAGCATCGAATAGGCAACAGGAATACGCAGAAGCTAATAAAATGACAATTATTGGATTTCAAGCGTTGGAACAACGAGACAAAAATTACGAGATAGGAGAAAAAAAGGTGGAAAAAGACATATCAAATAAGGAGAACGGTGATTCCAAAATTTGCATGATTTCGAAAACAACTCCGAATGTTAATAACGCTGTAAATCCAGTATTAAATCTTGACTTGTCTGGTCTAGATAGCGATACGTCAAGTGATATATCGACTTTCAACAAATGTTGGAAATCACCGGAAGAGGTGCGCCTCGGTTGTGGTGGTCGCGTAGCCGCGTTGGCAAAACATTTTTCAAAACTCGGCGATGTTGAACCGATTCATCATCGACCTAATGCGATTAAATTATTAGAGAGCTCAAAAAAATTTTCTTCAGAACCTAATGTTGCCTCGATTCAAATTTATCAAAAGCGATCGGATTATCGTTTTCCCGCCATCGACGATATCAATGAATGTCAATCCGAACTAGATTTGAGAAATAGCGAAATTAAACGACGATATCTTGCACCAATTGGATTGGACCAAATGTTCGAAAAATCGACCATAGATCTGTTAAATGAAAATGGTGATGTTAACTATTATTGCTATCACAATAATTCAGCCGATGTGTATAAAGGTCAATCAACAGATGGTAAACGGAAGTTGTCATTGTCAGAACAAAAACAGGTGATAGAACAACTGAGGGAAGTGTCTGATCTCGATGGTGCGAGAGCATCGCTTCTTCCTTTTCGTTCTCCTTCTCTACCTTCTTTTCACGTATTGAATAAAGAACCAGACATGGAAGTTTCAAACAGCATTTTCGTCGATACAGAGTCAGGTACAGCCTCATCGTTGTCTTTGCGTGAAATACAGGCGAATATTCAGAGATTCGTGTCATCATGGCCGACGGATATTGGAGAGAACAGTGTGCGAAGTGAGAATGCAAGCAAACCACTCTTACTCGATGATAAATTGATCAAACGGTTGGCAAATTCCTATCCAAATATTGAAAAGGCAAAAGAATTATCACGTAATGAGGACAGCGAGCAGCGAAAACAGAGGTGGTGTAAACGAAAAAAATACCGTTCCACCAACGAATTGAAACGAACTATTGATCAACGGGGCGATGCTGATAAAGCATCATCGTTTCTCACTAACGATCAGCAGTATTACCGATCTCGAAACGAGGATTCCTCGCAagataacgataacgataacaAAACAATATACGGACTAAAAACTTGCAAAGAAAATTTCATCTTCAAAGACAAATTCCAACAGAATCCGATATCACGTGTCGCAGAGAAAAACCATTTCGATCTTTTACCGATTAAAAGCGATCAACATGCGCCAGTGGAGATTGAAAAAGAAACTTCGATAATTGATAAAGACATAGAGATCGATGTAAAGCTCGACCAACATTGGAAAAAATCAGTTTTATCCAAGATTTATCCAAGATCGAGTCAAACTCATCTAGATATTGGTTTCTTTTTAC GACCTCGTCGCATGAGTGAACGAGACTTACCATCTCGGCTTGGACGCGACGCTACTGCACCGCAACAACAAATACATACCAGCAAGTCCGTGCCAGCATTGCACA ATGTAGGAACGGATGGAAAACAACAGCACGAGGTATTCAATCCTGGTTATAGCAGGGCATCGTCGAGTAACAGCGTTACACCGCCTGTTACGCAGCCACCTCCACCAATGACCACAATCAACAGTTCGACGTCGCTACGTTCTCG CTCGAGTCATAATTTACATGATCCAACAAAAATGGGAACATTACCACCGAGTGGTCTTGTGAGTAGACAACAATCATCACCGAATTTGAACCCTGGTCAAACAACGAGTAACAATAGTTCAAGTGCTAATGTTGGGCCAAGTTCGAATATTCTTCAAAGTAACGAAGCCGAAAGATTTTATCAAAACTTGAGCATCTATCGGAATCAAgacacgacgacgacgacaacgaccaCGACCACCACCACGACCAAGCAACGACATAGTCCCTCTCAACATTCGGATGACAG GAATCCTCTGCAACTGCAAAAAAGCTCGAGAGGTTCACAAAATTCTTTGAATCGTCCAGGAACATTCGAAATGAATCAGACCAGAGACCGTCCAATATCTGCATATGTACCTCAACCTCAACAACAATCTTACCTTGTTGGTGGTCTTTCGCAACAAGGCTGTGCAGCGCCTCCAAGATCTCAGTCATCTCGGGATATAATACGACAAGAAGCAAAGCTCCAAGAAATGCAAGAGGAAGTCAGAAGACGCGAATTACGAGGTGGCATTCCAGTCCCATTGAATCAATATCGACCAACCgcatataatttaaaaacaaataTGTCCGTTCAATCTCCGATAAGTTCTGCCGTCCGACCAACAAAATCTGCCGGTTCCCAACCAAATTTGGGATCAAGTCCACCAGTAACAGTGTCCTCCGCACCATCAATCTCAACATCTGGTCATGTAACCACGAGACAAACGGGACCTTCGAATTATGGTTACTTGGATGCGCAATATGGCCCCTATATGGTCCAATATGGAAAATCCCCACACGTGCATCAACATCAACACCAACATCAATCTCAACCTCAATCGCAACATCAGCATCCGCATCAACATCAACATCAGCTTCAGCTTCAGCATCAACATCAGCATCAGCATCAACATCAGCACCAACATCAACATCAAAATATCCAACAACAAAATCTTGGACATATTCAATATGGACATGCTAGTATGACATCCACCAGAGGAAAAAACGATTTAATTCGCTTACAATCCAACGGAATGTTGCTCGACTATGGAAGAGATCAAGGTACACGAGATATTGGAAAATTATATATGGATCAAAATCAACATGTTGCTGTTGGATCGCAGTATTATTTAAATTCGGATGTACGAAACGAACATTATAATGACGAAAATGGAATAAATAGAGCGCAAACTGCACCGGAAGGAAGTACGATGTCTAATGAAATTCCAATACGGCCTACTTTACCGGAAGAAGGATATCCAGAAAGTCCTCCACCGCCGCCGCCAAGCACTTCGACTCATCCACTTTATAGTAAACAATCGGATTCAAG GTACACTGCGAGTATGCAGGATCCCCCTCGTGGGGGGTATTATCCAGCAAATACAACTGGAACTACGTTACAACCACGTCAATATCAATATAGTGCTACGAATCCATGGCaacgagaagagaaagaaaga gAACAAGCACGTAGAAGAGAAGCTGCAAGACAGTGGCGAGATCAACAAATAGCGGAATTAAGTGCATTATCTCACAGAACATCACAACAGGAAGAACAACTGCGGGCTCTTCAGCTGGAAAGAGACTTTCAAAAAAGAGCTGAGGAAGTTGCCAATCAACAAGACGATGACGAAGAAAGTAATGATTTAGACACCGAGAACATAAGAGTACAACAAAGCTTACTTCGTACAACGGTGCCACAAGATCGAAATAATTCATTGGAGCAACATCACCTCAACTTGCCTAGAACAAATGCAACCAATCAATCTATCAAAGGAAATCATACTGGTCAATCTGTTGGTGGTTCCCCGATGCATTCTACCAACGTCGTGTCGATACATACGGGCAATGGCCCATCTCAGCAATCTTCGCaaaatattgtaaatacttGTCTGCAACAGCAACAGCCACATCAACAGCAACAAGAGAGTTCTGGTTCGCATTTTTCGTCAGATCTTCAACATGAACACACCAATCAAATGCCAAATAATATAGGGCAAATTCAAATGTCATCCTTGCTTCATTTGAACTCTTCTCAAAAACCACTTGGTTTATCTCAATCtaacgaagaaaaagagatGCATCGTAGACACGAGGAGATTAAGCGAAAACAAGTCGAATTCGACGACACTCAATCGAAAAAGAAGGAGGAAGAAATTAACAAACAACAACAAATCCAACAAATGTATCAACAGCAACATCACTCGCAACAATTGCAATCCCATTTGAAAACTCAACAAATGTTACATCCCAGTATGTTACGATTGGACAGCCTAATTATTAACGGATCAAGCGCCTCTT ccACGCATAATACTAGCAACGATGCGCCTCTGCCTCCGGAACGAGGTTCTAGTTATGCGGTTATGTCGCAACAAAGTACCCTGAGGTCGAATAATGCAAACATATCTAATATAGTAACATTGGCCCAGCCGCAGTCAACGTCTGTTAAGAGAGTCTCTTTTCATGACTCAAATGCAAATGTAGAATCAGTGCAACGAAGTGTTTCGTCTGGAAATTCGAGCACAAGTCAAATTCTGGCTATGGATGTTATTACAGAAGATCCAAAT AATTTCATAAATGATGCAGAAATTTTATTGGCATCTCCAAAAGCACCCGAAGGATCCGGTGGGGCTCCAATTACTGGTAGTACCCCTGGTGTAATAGGTGCTCAAGAAGTGTACAA gGATCCCAGACAAAGAAGGCTCGCTGAAAAACAAAAACAGCAACAAAGTTCTCAAGTTGGGCAAGTACCTGAAAAGCTGAGTTTTAAAGAAAAGATGAAAATGTTTGCTATGGAAACCGGTGAGGATGGAACGCCGCGGGACAAGGTAAAAATTTCACGTGCGCAGCGCGAAATAGATAATATTGGGAATCCCACTATCCCTACATTGAATAGCAATAATCACCACCACCACAATCAtcacaataataataacaataataacagcAGCAGTGGCAGCAACAGCAGTACTAGCAACAACCCGAATAACAATAACAGTAACAGCAGTAATATCAATAACAACAGTAGCAACCGACAACAATAG